The region AGGGCTGGGGGAGGCCGCGGTAGAGGCCGCGGCCGTCGTGGCTGACGGCCGAGGTTTTGCCGTGGACGGGCTTGGGGGCCCGCACGACTTTGCCGCCGAAGACTTCGCCGATGACCTGGTGGCCGAGGCAGACGCCGAGGATGGGCAGCCGGCCGGCGAAGCGGGCGACAAGGTCTTTGCTGATGCCGGCGTCGTCGGGGGTGCCGGGACCGGGGGAGATGATGACGGCCCGGTAGCCGCCAGCGGCGATTTCTTCGAGGGTGATGCGGTCGTTGCGGGCTACGCGCACCTGGCGGCCGAG is a window of Selenomonadales bacterium 4137-cl DNA encoding:
- a CDS encoding aminodeoxychorismate/anthranilate synthase component II, coding for MILLIDNYDSFTYNIYQYVTHLGRQVRVARNDRITLEEIAAGGYRAVIISPGPGTPDDAGISKDLVARFAGRLPILGVCLGHQVIGEVFGGKVVRAPKPVHGKTSAVSHDGRGLYRGLPQPFTAGRYHSLIIDRAGLPDCLTVTATSDDGLIMGVRHNRYPVEGIQFHPESVLTPDGVSLLANFVATLAV